The DNA sequence TTGCCGGGCAGTGCGGCCGTCACGGTGATGCTCGACCAGTCGATGACCACCGACGAAGGCGGCAAGAGCCGATTGGCCCACGTGATCGCGGCGCTCGATCAACGGATCAAGGCCCTGGCCCCGAATTCGTCTGTGGGCCTGTGGACCTTCGACGGCACCGAGGGCCGCAATGTGGTCACCGGTGGCCCGCTGGACGAGCCGCTCAACGGCGGGACTCGCGCGGAGGCCTTGGTCAGTGAGCTCAACGACCTGAGCTCGACGCCGGGAGGTGCGGTGTCGTTCACGACGCTGCGTATGGTGTACACCCAGGCCTTGGCCAACTACCGGCCCGGGCAGGCCAATTCGGTGCTTGTCATCACCGCGGGCCCGCACACCGACCGGACTTTGGACGGCCCTGGGCTCCAAGACTTCATCCGGGCCAACAACGACCCGCAGCGACCGGTGGCGGTCAACGTCATCGACTTCGGGGCGGACGCCGACCAGGCGACCTGGCAGTCGGTGGCACAACTTTCCGGTGGCACATACCAGAACCTGCGCGGGGCGAACTCCCCCGAACTTGCCGGTGCGCTGAACTCGCTGCTCAGCTGAGGCAGCGACCGCCGGCAGATCAGCTGAAGGCCTCCACCGGCGGGCACGAGCAAACCAGGTTGCGGTCGCCGAAGGCGCCGTCGATCCGGCGTACCGGGGGCCACACCTTCGGTCGGAATCCGCGGCCCAGCGGGTAGGCGGCCTGTTCCCGGGTGTAGGGGTGCTCCCACTTGTCGACCATCAGGCACTCCGCGGTGTGCGGGGCCCCGCGCAGCGGATTGTCCTCAACCGTCCATTCGCCGGAACCGACCCGGTCGATCTCGCCGCGAATGGCGATCATCGCCTCGCAGAACGCATCGACCTCGGCGAGGCTCTCGCTCTCGGTGGGCTCCACCATCAGGGTTCCAGCCACCGGGAAGCTCATGGTCGGGGCGTGGAAACCGTAGTCGGCCAACCGTTTTGCGACATCGTCGACGGTCACACCGGTGCTTTTGGTGATCTCTCGCAGGTCCAGGATGCACTCGTGGGCGACCATGCCGTTCTCACCGGTGTAGAGCACCGGGTAATGCTCATCCAGCCGTCGGGCGATGTAGTTCGCCGACGCGATCGCGGTCAGTGACGCCGCGCGCAGGCCGTCGGCACCCATCATCCGGATGTAGGCCCAGGTGATCGGCAGGATCGACGCGGACCCGTACGGCGCCGCCGACACCGGATGCCCGCCGGGCAACTCAGCGGCCAGCGGGTGTCCGGGCAGAAACTCGGCCAGGTGCTCCCGCACCGCCACCGGTCCGACGCCAGGGCCGCCGCCCCCGTGCGGGATGCAGAAGGTCTTGTGCAGGTTGAGGTGGCTGACGTCTCCGCCGAACTTTCCGGGCCGGGCCAGCCCGACCAGCGCATTGAGATTGGCGCCGTCGACGTAAACCTGGCCGCCGGCGTCGTGCACGGCGGCGCAGATCTCGGCGATGTCGTGCTCGTAGACGCCGTGCGTGGAGGGGTAGGTGATCATCAACGTCGACAACGCCGCGGCGTGCTGGTCCACCTTGGCCCGCAGGTCGTCGAGGTCGACGTCGCCGTTGTCACGGCAGGCCACCACCACCACCCGCATCCCGGCCAGCGCCGCCGACGCGGCGTTGGTGCCGTGGGCGCTGGAGGGGATCAGGCAGATATCGCGGTGCGACTCGCCGCGGCTGGCGTGATAGGCGTGGATCGCCAGCAGACCGGCGTACTCCCCCTGCGATCCCGCGTTGGGTTGCAGCGACACCGCGTCATATCCGGTGATGCCCGCCAGCCAGCTCTCCAGCTGCGCGATCAGCGTCCGCAAGCCCACGGCGTCACCGGCCGGAGCGAACGGGTGCTGGCGCGCGAACTCGGGCCAGGTGATCGACTCCATCTCGGCGGCGGCGTTGAGCTTCATCGTGCACGACCCGAGCGGAATCATGCTGCGGTCCAAGGCGATGTCCTTGTCCGACAGCGAGCGCAGGTAACGCATCATCGCGGTTTCGGTGCGATAGCGGGTGAACGCCGGGTGGGTCAGGAATTCCGACGTGCGGGTGTCGATGGGCGCGCCGGCCGGCTCGACCGCCGCCAGCCCGAAGGCGTCCAGCACCGCGGCCACCTGCGCGTCGGTGGTCGTTTCATCGCAGGCCACCGAGACGTGGTCGGCGTCGACGCGCCACAGGTTGATCCCGCCGGCCTTGGCCGCGGCGATCACCTCGTCGGCGCGGCCCGGCACCCGGGCCAGCACCGTGTCGAAATAGCGGTCGTGCACCAGCGCGTCACCAAGGGCGGCGCCGATCTTCTCGGCCTGGGCGTGCACTCGCCGCGCGATCGCGGTCAGACCGTCGGCGCCGTGGTAGCTGGCATACATCGCGGCCATCACCGCCAGCAGCACCTGCGCGGTGCAGATGTTCGACGTGGCCTTGTCCCGGCGGATGTGCTGTTCGCGAGTTTGCAGCGCCAGCCGGTAGGCATCAGCGCCATCCCGATCCCTGGACACCCCGACCAGCCGCCCGGGCAGCTGGCGGGCGTGACCCGAGTGCACCGCCAGGTAGCCGGCATGCGGGCCGCCGAAGCCCATCGGCACCCCGAACCGTTGGGCAGTGCCGAACGCCACGTCCGCGCCGATCTCGCCGGGCGGGGTGAGCAGCGTGCATGCCAGCAGATCCGCGCCCACCGCCACCAGCGCGCCCCGGCCGTGGGCGGCCTCGATCAGCCCCGACCAGTCGGTGATCCGCCCCGAGGCGCCCGGCAACTGCACGATCACCCCGAAAAAGTCACCGTCGGGAAGTCCGTCACGCAGGTCGGCCGTCACGATCTCGATGCGCAGCGGTTCGGCCCGAGTCGCCAGGACCGCCGCCGTCTGGGCGAACAGGTCGGCGTCGACCAGCAAACGGTGCGAGGTGCCGCGCGTCGCGCGGTGCATCAACGTCATTGCCTCGGCGGCCGCGGTGCCCTCGTCGAGCATCGAGGCGTTGGCGATCTCGCACCCGGTCAGATCGGCGATCATGGTCTGGAAGTTCAGCAGCGCCTCGAGCCGGCCCTGGCTGATTTCGGGTTGGTACGGCGTGTAAGCGGTGTACCAGGCCGGATTCTGCATGATGTTGCGCAGCAGAACCGGCGGGGTGAACGTGTCGTAGTAGCCCTGGCCGATCATCGACGCCGCGACCGTGCTGGCATCGGCCAGGGCGCGCAGCTCGGCCAGGGTCTGGGCCTCGGTAGCCGGGGCCGGCAAGACGTCCAGCCCGGGCGCGATGCCGTCGGCACTCAGCGCGTCGAGGATACCGGCGGGAACAGCCTTGGCCGCGAGATCCTCCAGCGACGCGACACCGATGGTGGCGAGCATCGCGCTGATCGCGACGCTGTCGGGGCCGATATGCCGGTCAACGAAGCGGGATTCGGGGTGCTCGGACACGGGGACTCCTGGGCGCTAGACGACTGCGAGACGGTGTCCTCCCCCTCTGTCGTCTGCCCGGCCCGGGCGCCTGAGAGATTCGGCCCCGAGATTTCTTCGGTGCCTTTCCCCATGGGCGGGTGAAACCCGAACGGGCGTCACCGCTTTCCAGAGGCATCAATGCCGGCGCGGTCCGGGTGCCTGAGAGGTTGACGGAGAGGTATTGCTCCTTCGGCGTCCGCGGCTGGCTGCCACGGAACTCTCCCGCGAGAGGCTGATGCGGACCCAATACTACCCGCCGAGCCCATGCGGCCAGGATTCCTGGGCGGT is a window from the Mycobacterium sp. SVM_VP21 genome containing:
- the gcvP gene encoding aminomethyl-transferring glycine dehydrogenase is translated as MSEHPESRFVDRHIGPDSVAISAMLATIGVASLEDLAAKAVPAGILDALSADGIAPGLDVLPAPATEAQTLAELRALADASTVAASMIGQGYYDTFTPPVLLRNIMQNPAWYTAYTPYQPEISQGRLEALLNFQTMIADLTGCEIANASMLDEGTAAAEAMTLMHRATRGTSHRLLVDADLFAQTAAVLATRAEPLRIEIVTADLRDGLPDGDFFGVIVQLPGASGRITDWSGLIEAAHGRGALVAVGADLLACTLLTPPGEIGADVAFGTAQRFGVPMGFGGPHAGYLAVHSGHARQLPGRLVGVSRDRDGADAYRLALQTREQHIRRDKATSNICTAQVLLAVMAAMYASYHGADGLTAIARRVHAQAEKIGAALGDALVHDRYFDTVLARVPGRADEVIAAAKAGGINLWRVDADHVSVACDETTTDAQVAAVLDAFGLAAVEPAGAPIDTRTSEFLTHPAFTRYRTETAMMRYLRSLSDKDIALDRSMIPLGSCTMKLNAAAEMESITWPEFARQHPFAPAGDAVGLRTLIAQLESWLAGITGYDAVSLQPNAGSQGEYAGLLAIHAYHASRGESHRDICLIPSSAHGTNAASAALAGMRVVVVACRDNGDVDLDDLRAKVDQHAAALSTLMITYPSTHGVYEHDIAEICAAVHDAGGQVYVDGANLNALVGLARPGKFGGDVSHLNLHKTFCIPHGGGGPGVGPVAVREHLAEFLPGHPLAAELPGGHPVSAAPYGSASILPITWAYIRMMGADGLRAASLTAIASANYIARRLDEHYPVLYTGENGMVAHECILDLREITKSTGVTVDDVAKRLADYGFHAPTMSFPVAGTLMVEPTESESLAEVDAFCEAMIAIRGEIDRVGSGEWTVEDNPLRGAPHTAECLMVDKWEHPYTREQAAYPLGRGFRPKVWPPVRRIDGAFGDRNLVCSCPPVEAFS